One genomic segment of Synechocystis sp. LKSZ1 includes these proteins:
- a CDS encoding CheR family methyltransferase, which yields MISEALLENYITIIAQKTGIKIRDQDQELLKQKLNYRCKALGLNASAYYDLLTSSTTNKTQQEWQALAALITTGESYFFRDQGQLQVLRENILPAIIEHQKASSKITILSAGCSTGEEVYTLAILLRELLPDPARWSIQLIGVDINPQAIEKAQQGQYSEWSFRGVSPQLKAQYFDRNQEGWQVIEPIRAMANFYCHNLLQGPLPSLLPQSVNLILCRNVFIYFDVPSIAVVLEQFVSLLQPGGYLVTGHTELQEQRLDSLTVLSFAESIVYQRPYPLPVAPPIPLLSPAPISEPLNFWELAQGAFRRGQYPEAITLLQQWLALNPVDGAALHLMAQAYANQGHYERANQTCQQILRLDSNSIPALSLLAQIVEAQGDMPQAKDYLRRILFLAPHEIPAYLELLELHRRDGEQEQAQRLLTTVKPLVMALPATQMIPYGNGILATALLKHLQFLETSLY from the coding sequence ATGATATCCGAGGCTCTATTAGAAAATTACATTACTATTATTGCTCAAAAAACGGGCATTAAAATTCGAGATCAAGACCAAGAACTATTAAAACAAAAACTAAATTACCGTTGTAAAGCCTTGGGCTTAAATGCCTCTGCCTATTATGATTTGCTTACCAGCTCGACTACCAATAAAACCCAACAGGAATGGCAGGCCCTAGCGGCTCTAATTACCACGGGAGAAAGCTACTTTTTTCGAGACCAGGGCCAACTCCAGGTCTTACGAGAAAACATTCTACCTGCCATTATTGAACACCAAAAAGCTAGTTCAAAAATCACAATTCTGAGTGCGGGCTGTTCCACTGGTGAGGAAGTATATACGCTAGCGATTTTACTCCGGGAATTATTACCCGATCCTGCCCGCTGGTCTATCCAGTTAATTGGTGTGGATATTAATCCCCAGGCTATCGAAAAAGCCCAACAGGGCCAGTATAGTGAGTGGTCTTTTCGAGGAGTTAGTCCTCAATTAAAAGCACAATATTTTGACCGTAACCAGGAGGGATGGCAGGTGATCGAGCCGATCAGGGCCATGGCCAATTTTTATTGCCATAACCTACTCCAGGGCCCTTTACCCAGCCTACTTCCCCAATCGGTTAATTTAATTCTCTGTCGCAATGTGTTTATTTACTTCGATGTCCCGAGCATTGCCGTGGTTCTAGAGCAGTTTGTGTCCCTGCTTCAACCAGGCGGGTATCTCGTCACCGGCCATACGGAATTACAGGAGCAACGCCTGGACTCCCTCACCGTGTTAAGTTTTGCGGAGTCCATTGTCTATCAACGGCCCTATCCCCTACCTGTGGCTCCTCCTATCCCGCTATTATCCCCAGCCCCGATCTCAGAACCCCTGAACTTCTGGGAGCTCGCCCAGGGGGCCTTTCGACGCGGGCAATATCCGGAAGCGATTACTCTGCTCCAGCAGTGGCTGGCCCTCAATCCCGTTGATGGAGCGGCTTTACACCTCATGGCCCAAGCCTACGCCAATCAAGGTCATTACGAGCGAGCGAACCAAACGTGCCAGCAAATCCTACGGCTGGATTCTAACTCCATTCCTGCCCTTAGCCTTTTGGCCCAGATCGTCGAGGCCCAGGGAGACATGCCCCAGGCCAAGGACTACCTACGCCGCATTTTATTTTTGGCTCCCCATGAGATTCCAGCCTACCTCGAATTGTTGGAACTGCACCGCCGTGATGGCGAGCAAGAACAAGCCCAGCGTTTACTAACGACCGTTAAGCCGTTGGTGATGGCCCTGCCGGCAACCCAAATGATCCCCTACGGTAACGGTATCCTTGCCACGGCGCTGTTGAAACACCTGCAATTTCTCGAAACTTCCCTATACTGA
- the ispF gene encoding 2-C-methyl-D-erythritol 2,4-cyclodiphosphate synthase, which translates to MTQLRIGNGYDIHRLVPGRDLILGGVKIPHSLGLLGHSDADVLTHALMDALLGALSLGDIGHYFPPSDPQWAGADSLKLLEQVYSLVQERGWRIGNVDSVIVAEQPKLKPHLAAMKAKLAGVLGLEPDCIGIKATTNEKLGPTGREEGIAAYTVALLLKD; encoded by the coding sequence ATGACGCAACTTCGTATTGGTAACGGCTACGATATTCATCGCCTGGTTCCCGGTCGAGATTTAATCCTGGGAGGGGTCAAGATTCCCCATTCCCTCGGCCTGCTGGGCCATAGCGATGCCGATGTTTTAACCCACGCCCTGATGGATGCCCTGCTGGGGGCCCTGAGCCTAGGGGACATTGGTCATTACTTTCCCCCCAGCGATCCCCAGTGGGCCGGGGCCGATAGCCTCAAACTGCTAGAGCAAGTCTACTCATTGGTGCAGGAACGGGGCTGGCGCATTGGAAATGTGGATTCGGTGATCGTGGCAGAACAGCCCAAACTCAAACCCCACCTTGCGGCCATGAAAGCCAAGTTAGCTGGAGTACTGGGCCTGGAGCCGGACTGTATTGGCATTAAGGCCACCACGAACGAAAAATTAGGCCCTACCGGCCGGGAAGAGGGCATCGCCGCCTATACTGTTGCGCTTCTTTTAAAGGATTGA
- a CDS encoding DUF4912 domain-containing protein: MAQEQPPLEEMTLRQLRRVASEYNISRYSRMRKSQLLAAVEQAIQDTLSINTPLKSINPNPAQEEQIVEASKFELGQDDKIGGPFTAVDENLGDFPGGYGESRIVLMPRDPQWAYTYWDVPNEQKEALRRQGGQQLALRLYDVTDLDLTYQSPHSVQEYLCDELAREWYLPIPVSDRDYTVDIGYRTFDGRWLTLARSAPIRIPPVYPSDWVEDVFVTVNWDEDLRGKTVYQLVPPSKRSVGTPNAIYDQVFEMAQGAEAQRMAGSLFGSMQHVPASMAPQQSLSSYVFPSGMGLWAVPNVSGLNMSGIGMGLGLSSAEFMASEAPVRPRQFWLVADAELIVYGATEPDATVTIGGQPIKLNADGTFRFQMSFQDGLIDYPIMAVAADGEQTRSIHMKFERETPSRNTNTKEDAVLEWLA; this comes from the coding sequence ATGGCACAGGAACAACCCCCTTTAGAAGAGATGACACTGCGCCAACTCCGGAGAGTCGCGAGTGAATACAACATCTCCCGCTACAGCCGGATGCGGAAGTCTCAACTTCTGGCGGCCGTTGAACAAGCAATTCAAGACACCCTTTCTATCAATACTCCTTTAAAATCTATCAATCCAAACCCAGCCCAGGAGGAACAAATCGTGGAAGCATCAAAATTTGAACTTGGCCAAGACGATAAAATTGGCGGCCCCTTTACGGCTGTTGATGAAAACCTTGGTGATTTTCCCGGTGGTTACGGTGAAAGTCGTATTGTCCTCATGCCCCGTGACCCCCAGTGGGCCTATACCTATTGGGATGTCCCCAACGAACAAAAAGAAGCCCTCCGTCGCCAAGGGGGCCAACAGCTGGCCCTGCGTCTCTACGATGTGACGGATCTCGACCTTACCTATCAAAGTCCCCACAGTGTCCAGGAATACCTCTGCGATGAACTGGCTCGGGAATGGTATTTGCCGATCCCCGTCAGTGACCGGGATTATACTGTCGATATTGGTTACCGCACCTTTGATGGCCGCTGGTTGACCCTGGCCCGCTCGGCCCCGATTCGCATTCCTCCCGTCTATCCCTCCGATTGGGTAGAAGACGTTTTCGTTACCGTTAATTGGGATGAAGACCTGCGCGGCAAAACCGTTTATCAATTGGTTCCCCCCAGCAAGCGGTCTGTGGGTACACCTAACGCTATCTACGACCAAGTCTTTGAAATGGCTCAGGGGGCCGAAGCCCAGCGTATGGCCGGTTCTTTATTCGGTTCGATGCAGCATGTTCCCGCTTCCATGGCCCCGCAACAATCTCTCAGTTCCTACGTCTTCCCCTCTGGCATGGGCCTGTGGGCAGTGCCCAATGTTTCTGGCCTGAATATGTCTGGCATTGGCATGGGTCTAGGTCTCTCCAGTGCCGAGTTCATGGCCTCGGAGGCCCCGGTACGGCCCCGTCAATTCTGGCTGGTGGCGGATGCAGAACTGATTGTTTACGGTGCAACGGAACCCGATGCCACGGTTACTATTGGCGGCCAACCGATCAAGCTCAACGCGGATGGCACCTTCCGTTTCCAAATGTCCTTCCAGGATGGCCTGATCGACTATCCCATCATGGCGGTGGCGGCGGATGGAGAACAAACCCGTTCTATCCACATGAAGTTTGAGCGTGAAACCCCTTCCCGTAACACCAATACCAAGGAAGATGCGGTGCTCGAATGGCTGGCCTAG
- a CDS encoding radical SAM protein codes for MQEARSEKLLFTPASPQADAVPLIFAFPNQYNVGITSLGYQVVWATLARRSDLQVSRLFTDTHEALPRSPELVGFSFSWELDYANILSLLEGLGIPVLATERGEDHPLIFGGGPVLSANPEPFAPFFDLILLGDGEVLLNPFIDSYQALRQAPRGTKLQQLAQVPGVYVPSLYEVTYHSPTAAIATIQPVNADTPATVKKQTYRGNVLSASTVVTEKAAWENIFMVEVVRSCPEMCRFCLASYLTLPFRPAEVEQSLIPAIKQGLTVTHRLGLLGASISQHPEFEHLLDYLARPEYDHVRLSIASVRTNTVSEKLAQTLARRDTKSITIAIESGSERLRQIVNKKLSNAEILQAAAAAKAGGLSSLKFYGMAGVPGETLGDIEATVDLLYQVKKTVPGLRLTLGCSTFVPKAHTPFQWFGVEPQAEKRLQFLQKQLRPKGIDFRPESYQWSLIQALLSRGDRRLAPLLLLTRHYGDTLGSFKRAFKELKGSLPPLAFYVHEHWDTTQILPWQHLEGPLPQSTLEKHRAEALALF; via the coding sequence ATGCAAGAAGCCCGTTCAGAAAAGCTGTTATTCACCCCCGCCTCTCCCCAAGCCGACGCCGTCCCTCTCATTTTTGCCTTTCCCAATCAGTACAATGTTGGCATTACCAGCCTAGGTTACCAAGTGGTCTGGGCTACCCTGGCCCGTCGTTCCGACCTCCAGGTAAGTCGTCTGTTTACAGATACCCACGAGGCCCTGCCCCGTTCTCCCGAATTGGTGGGTTTTTCCTTTTCCTGGGAATTGGACTACGCCAATATTTTGAGTCTTCTAGAGGGCTTGGGCATTCCCGTTCTGGCCACGGAGCGGGGGGAAGACCATCCCCTTATTTTTGGTGGGGGCCCCGTCTTGAGTGCCAATCCCGAACCCTTTGCGCCTTTTTTTGACCTGATCCTCCTCGGCGATGGCGAAGTTCTGCTGAACCCATTTATTGACAGCTATCAGGCCCTGCGCCAGGCCCCTCGGGGGACAAAGCTCCAGCAGTTGGCCCAGGTACCCGGGGTCTATGTTCCTAGTCTCTACGAGGTGACCTACCACAGTCCCACGGCGGCCATTGCAACGATCCAACCCGTGAATGCAGATACTCCCGCCACCGTGAAAAAACAAACCTATCGGGGCAATGTCCTCTCGGCTTCAACGGTCGTCACCGAAAAAGCGGCCTGGGAAAACATTTTTATGGTGGAAGTGGTACGGAGTTGCCCGGAAATGTGTCGCTTTTGCCTGGCCAGTTATTTAACTCTGCCCTTTCGCCCCGCTGAGGTGGAGCAGTCCCTGATTCCGGCCATTAAACAGGGCCTGACCGTTACCCATCGCCTCGGTTTACTCGGGGCCTCCATCAGCCAACACCCAGAGTTTGAGCATTTACTGGATTATCTGGCCCGGCCCGAGTACGACCACGTGCGCCTCAGCATTGCCTCAGTACGCACTAATACGGTGAGTGAGAAATTGGCCCAGACCCTGGCCCGACGGGATACCAAATCGATCACCATTGCCATCGAAAGCGGCTCGGAGCGATTGCGCCAGATCGTCAACAAGAAACTCAGTAACGCGGAAATTTTACAGGCGGCGGCGGCGGCCAAGGCCGGTGGATTGAGTAGTCTGAAATTTTATGGCATGGCGGGTGTTCCGGGAGAAACCCTAGGGGATATCGAAGCTACGGTTGACCTTCTGTATCAGGTTAAAAAGACGGTGCCAGGCCTGCGCTTGACCCTGGGCTGTAGTACTTTTGTCCCCAAGGCTCATACACCCTTTCAGTGGTTTGGCGTTGAGCCCCAGGCCGAAAAGCGTCTGCAATTCCTGCAAAAACAACTGCGGCCCAAGGGCATTGATTTTCGCCCCGAAAGTTATCAATGGTCGCTCATTCAGGCCTTGTTATCGCGGGGCGACCGGCGTTTGGCTCCGTTGCTCCTGCTCACCCGTCATTACGGCGATACCCTGGGGAGTTTCAAACGGGCCTTTAAGGAACTGAAGGGCAGTCTGCCACCTCTAGCGTTCTACGTTCATGAACACTGGGATACGACCCAGATCCTGCCCTGGCAACACCTGGAGGGGCCCCTTCCCCAAAGTACCCTCGAAAAACATCGCGCTGAGGCCCTGGCCCTGTTCTAA
- the glmS gene encoding glutamine--fructose-6-phosphate transaminase (isomerizing), which produces MCGIVGYIGTQTAIEILVDGLERLEYRGYDSAGVATVVEGKIEAVRAQGKLFNLKEKLAREVNVSRIGIGHTRWATHGKPEERNAHPHQDPSGRIAVVQNGIVENYQELREALKTKGYPFLSETDTEVIPHLIADILQGLDQSDPSQAFLVAVQQAVHQLEGAFAIAVLCADLPDEFIVARQQAPLILGFGQGEFFCASDVTALVPHTHTVLSLENGELARLTPLGVEVYDFDLKRLRKLPRTLEWSSSTVEKQGFRHFMLKEIYEQPAVVRTCLETYLNPHWHATDQPQESPIQLGLAPELLDDLQQIQILACGTSWHAGLVGKYLLEQLAGIPTLVQYASEFRYAPTPLTPHTLTIGVTQSGETADTLAALEMEKQRRSNLAPPYEARILGITNRPESTLATMVDQIINTHAGIEIGVAATKTFTAQVLGFYFLTLELAFRRGRLSLERLENLLKGLRQLPAQIETILEQQEKAISELAHDFADTQDFIFLGRGINFPIALEGALKLKEISYIHAEGYPAGEMKHGPIALLDAKVPVVAIAMPGPVHDKVISNAQEAKARDARLIGVTPMDDNQARSVFDDLLLVPEVEELLSPIVAVIPLQLLAYHIAARRGLDVDQPRNLAKSVTVE; this is translated from the coding sequence ATGTGCGGCATTGTTGGCTATATCGGGACACAAACAGCCATCGAGATTTTGGTGGATGGCCTGGAAAGACTAGAATATCGGGGCTACGATTCAGCGGGGGTTGCCACCGTCGTTGAAGGAAAAATTGAAGCTGTCCGGGCCCAAGGTAAACTCTTTAACCTCAAGGAAAAATTAGCCCGTGAGGTGAATGTCTCCCGCATTGGTATTGGCCATACTCGCTGGGCCACCCACGGCAAACCGGAGGAACGCAACGCCCACCCGCACCAAGACCCCAGCGGCCGCATCGCCGTGGTACAAAACGGCATTGTTGAAAATTACCAAGAATTACGAGAGGCCTTAAAAACCAAGGGCTATCCCTTTCTATCCGAAACCGATACGGAGGTGATTCCCCACCTGATCGCCGATATTCTTCAGGGCCTGGATCAGAGCGATCCCTCCCAAGCCTTTCTCGTTGCCGTTCAACAGGCCGTCCACCAACTGGAAGGGGCCTTTGCCATTGCTGTCCTCTGCGCCGATCTACCGGATGAGTTTATCGTGGCCCGTCAGCAGGCCCCCCTGATCCTCGGTTTTGGCCAAGGGGAATTTTTCTGTGCCTCCGATGTGACGGCCCTGGTGCCCCATACCCATACCGTCTTGTCTTTGGAAAATGGCGAATTGGCCCGCTTGACTCCCCTTGGTGTTGAGGTTTATGACTTTGACCTCAAGCGACTGCGGAAACTGCCCCGTACCCTGGAATGGAGTTCGAGCACCGTCGAAAAACAGGGCTTCCGCCACTTCATGCTCAAGGAGATCTACGAGCAACCCGCCGTCGTCCGCACTTGTCTGGAAACCTACCTCAATCCCCATTGGCACGCCACCGATCAGCCCCAGGAAAGTCCTATTCAACTGGGTTTGGCCCCGGAACTCCTCGACGACCTTCAACAAATCCAAATCCTGGCCTGTGGCACCAGTTGGCACGCGGGCCTGGTGGGCAAATATCTGCTGGAACAACTGGCTGGGATACCGACCCTGGTGCAGTACGCCTCGGAATTTCGCTATGCCCCCACTCCCCTCACACCCCACACCCTGACCATTGGTGTAACCCAATCCGGGGAAACCGCCGATACCCTGGCGGCCTTAGAAATGGAAAAACAACGCCGCTCGAACCTAGCTCCGCCCTACGAGGCCCGCATCCTAGGGATTACCAACCGGCCCGAAAGTACCCTGGCCACGATGGTGGATCAGATTATTAATACCCATGCCGGCATTGAAATTGGCGTTGCAGCGACTAAAACGTTTACGGCCCAAGTCCTTGGCTTCTATTTTTTAACTCTGGAATTGGCCTTCCGCCGGGGTCGTCTTTCCCTTGAGCGGCTTGAAAATTTGCTGAAGGGCCTACGACAATTACCGGCCCAAATTGAAACGATTCTGGAACAACAAGAAAAAGCAATTTCTGAACTGGCCCACGACTTTGCCGATACCCAGGACTTCATTTTCCTGGGCCGGGGCATTAATTTTCCCATTGCCCTAGAAGGGGCCTTAAAACTCAAGGAAATTAGCTATATCCACGCAGAGGGCTATCCCGCTGGGGAGATGAAACATGGCCCCATTGCTCTCTTGGATGCCAAAGTACCCGTCGTGGCTATTGCTATGCCAGGGCCTGTTCACGATAAGGTCATTTCCAACGCTCAGGAGGCCAAGGCCCGAGATGCCCGCCTGATTGGGGTTACGCCCATGGATGATAATCAGGCCCGCTCGGTGTTTGATGATCTTCTGCTAGTCCCAGAAGTGGAGGAACTCCTCTCCCCCATCGTTGCCGTCATTCCCCTACAGTTGTTGGCCTATCATATTGCCGCCCGACGTGGCCTGGATGTGGATCAACCCCGCAATTTGGCCAAGTCTGTCACGGTGGAATAG
- a CDS encoding DUF3598 family protein, translating to MGSNWENFLKNLGEWRGSFTQLSPSGEILGSTPSILNLEGLENNQLVRFRLRRYANADYQDPPSQDYSQEYRSLGRQIIFFDTGAFSKGSLQLAPFAEFGAEFGFVHQDRRLRFVQLFNKDLKLNSLTLIREFRAGSQALERPPLTVDQLLGTWQGTACTAYPDLRPPEILSTTLTITRSGDRLEQTLSFGGQALHATAQIDGQRLLFSPQDQPRQILLLPDGTSCNTPLSLQLRQAFFVEVGWLISPTERQRLIRNYDASGAWVNATLVTETKVA from the coding sequence ATGGGTAGCAATTGGGAAAACTTTCTGAAAAACCTAGGAGAGTGGCGGGGTTCCTTTACTCAACTGTCCCCCAGCGGCGAAATCCTCGGTTCCACACCGTCCATTTTGAATCTAGAGGGCCTAGAAAATAATCAACTCGTCCGTTTTCGGCTTCGTCGCTACGCTAACGCCGACTACCAAGACCCCCCTAGCCAGGACTACAGCCAGGAGTATCGTTCCCTTGGTCGCCAGATTATCTTTTTTGACACAGGGGCTTTTTCTAAGGGTTCACTCCAATTGGCCCCCTTTGCCGAATTTGGTGCGGAGTTTGGCTTTGTCCACCAAGACCGTCGCCTGCGCTTTGTCCAACTGTTCAATAAGGATCTAAAACTGAACAGCCTGACGCTGATTCGGGAATTTCGCGCGGGGAGTCAGGCCCTGGAGCGGCCACCGTTGACGGTTGATCAGTTGCTTGGCACTTGGCAGGGAACCGCTTGTACGGCCTATCCTGACCTCCGACCCCCAGAAATCCTGTCTACAACCTTGACCATTACCCGAAGCGGCGATCGACTAGAACAGACTCTGAGTTTTGGTGGCCAGGCCCTGCATGCTACGGCCCAGATTGATGGACAACGTCTGCTCTTTAGCCCTCAAGACCAGCCCCGCCAAATTTTACTCCTGCCCGATGGAACGTCCTGTAATACGCCGCTGAGTCTGCAATTGCGTCAGGCCTTTTTTGTGGAAGTGGGCTGGTTAATTTCCCCAACGGAACGCCAACGCCTCATCCGTAACTATGATGCTTCCGGGGCCTGGGTCAATGCTACTTTAGTGACTGAAACAAAAGTGGCTTAG
- a CDS encoding HEAT repeat domain-containing protein, producing MVPLDFPNTCPDNELDLPGIVALLQHNQLAVANQALTGFLAQNEPKSRDRACETLLSPTLEALANGDFEARWLVGKILVQLGPGAIPTLLALWEDPTVEMEQRWFIGKVLAAFPEPVVIASLAQTLLLPGAEELHTIAAQSLGQMGPTAIKPLASLLQYPENRALATKALAQIPAAAVIDPLLTVVQDADSQVRTLAITALGSFPEERVLPALFQACTDPVSTVRKEAVIALGNWADRLNSVDLLAYLQPRLYDLDLGVCQQAALALSRLSGPAVAAALWSAWQAPATPMALRLTLLQSLVWLESPLALTYLHQAWPKAQEIERLEIVRLLGRIKQVELQRTAAQMLTAWVPMDLHEDSGQALAKAIAYSWGQLKYTPAVPILQTWANRPEPALHLQARAALKHLQA from the coding sequence ATGGTGCCCCTAGACTTCCCCAACACTTGCCCAGACAATGAGCTTGACTTGCCCGGAATTGTAGCTCTCCTCCAGCATAACCAGCTAGCCGTCGCAAACCAAGCCTTGACCGGCTTCTTGGCCCAGAACGAACCGAAATCAAGAGACAGGGCCTGTGAAACTCTTTTATCACCAACCCTAGAAGCTCTCGCGAATGGAGATTTTGAGGCGCGTTGGCTAGTCGGCAAAATTTTAGTTCAGTTGGGCCCTGGGGCCATTCCTACCCTTTTGGCCCTCTGGGAAGATCCCACCGTGGAGATGGAACAGCGTTGGTTTATCGGCAAGGTGTTAGCGGCTTTTCCCGAACCGGTCGTGATCGCTAGCCTAGCCCAGACCCTCTTGCTTCCAGGGGCCGAAGAACTTCATACCATTGCGGCCCAAAGCCTGGGCCAAATGGGGCCGACAGCCATTAAGCCCCTCGCCAGTTTGCTCCAATACCCGGAAAATCGGGCCCTAGCCACTAAGGCCCTGGCCCAGATTCCCGCCGCTGCCGTGATCGACCCCCTATTGACGGTTGTTCAGGATGCCGATAGTCAGGTTAGAACCTTGGCCATTACGGCCCTGGGGAGTTTTCCAGAGGAGCGCGTTCTTCCGGCCCTCTTTCAGGCCTGCACCGACCCGGTGAGTACGGTTCGCAAGGAAGCTGTGATCGCCCTGGGGAATTGGGCCGACCGCCTAAACAGTGTTGACCTGCTGGCCTATCTCCAGCCTCGACTATACGATCTGGATTTAGGCGTTTGTCAACAGGCCGCCTTGGCCCTCAGTCGTCTTTCTGGGCCAGCGGTCGCGGCGGCCCTTTGGTCAGCCTGGCAAGCCCCGGCAACGCCCATGGCCCTACGCTTAACGCTTTTGCAAAGTTTGGTTTGGTTGGAATCTCCCCTGGCCCTAACCTATCTGCACCAGGCTTGGCCCAAGGCCCAAGAGATAGAACGCTTAGAGATAGTGCGTTTATTAGGCCGGATTAAACAGGTGGAACTTCAAAGGACTGCGGCTCAGATGTTGACGGCCTGGGTTCCCATGGACCTTCATGAGGACAGTGGCCAGGCCCTAGCCAAGGCTATTGCCTACAGTTGGGGCCAACTTAAATACACTCCCGCTGTACCGATTCTCCAGACCTGGGCCAATCGTCCTGAACCGGCCCTTCATCTCCAGGCCAGGGCCGCGCTGAAGCACTTACAGGCCTAG
- a CDS encoding ferredoxin--nitrite reductase, whose protein sequence is MTAIVTPKLNKIEKIKAEKPGLAVKDELAQFAALGWEALDKSDLEVRLKWLGIFFRPVTPGKFMLRLRIPHGILTSQQLTTLAEIVQRYGEEGSADITTRQNLQLRGIRLEDLPAIFEQLQAVSLTSLQSGMDNVRNLTGSPVAGIDPEELIDTRELVQKLQDAITNHGQGNPAFTNLPRKLNIAVEGARDNSIHAEINDIAFVPAYREGQLGFNVLIGGYLSAQRCAESIPMDVWVPADDTVIDLSCAILTVYSEQGLAEGLRENRAKARLMWLVDKWGMPKFRQEIEKQLGYSLAPTAPSDEISQDKKDHLGVHPQKQAGYHYVGLHVPMGRFTADTMFELARLAEVYGNGELRLTVEQNVILPYIADANVDPLLAEPLLATFSPNPTPLSRSVISCTGARYCNFALIETKQRAWQLAQELDAELELPQRVRLHWTGCPNSCGQAQAGDIGLMGTKVRKDGQTVEGVTVFTGGKVGHGAKLGDVIEKGIACTDLKDYLRTLLIEQFGAQPRS, encoded by the coding sequence ATGACGGCGATAGTTACCCCTAAGTTAAACAAGATTGAAAAAATAAAGGCTGAAAAACCTGGCCTGGCCGTCAAAGATGAGCTAGCCCAATTTGCGGCCCTCGGCTGGGAGGCCTTAGATAAAAGCGATCTAGAAGTCCGTCTCAAATGGCTAGGGATTTTCTTTCGCCCCGTAACCCCCGGTAAGTTTATGCTACGGCTCCGCATTCCCCACGGGATTCTCACCAGCCAGCAACTCACAACCCTAGCGGAAATTGTTCAGCGCTACGGCGAAGAAGGCAGTGCTGACATCACCACCCGCCAGAACCTGCAACTGCGGGGAATCCGCCTCGAAGACCTGCCCGCTATTTTTGAGCAACTCCAAGCGGTGAGCCTAACCAGTCTCCAGTCCGGTATGGACAATGTCCGTAATTTAACCGGCTCTCCCGTAGCGGGTATTGACCCGGAAGAGCTAATCGATACGCGGGAATTAGTCCAAAAGCTGCAGGATGCCATTACCAACCACGGCCAGGGTAATCCCGCCTTTACCAACCTACCCCGCAAGCTTAATATCGCGGTGGAAGGGGCCCGGGATAATTCTATCCATGCAGAAATTAACGATATTGCCTTTGTCCCGGCCTATCGAGAGGGCCAACTGGGCTTCAATGTCCTGATTGGCGGCTATCTGTCGGCCCAACGTTGTGCGGAATCGATCCCGATGGATGTTTGGGTACCGGCGGATGATACGGTGATTGACCTATCCTGTGCCATTTTGACGGTTTATTCAGAACAGGGCCTGGCCGAAGGCCTGCGGGAAAATCGGGCCAAGGCGCGGCTGATGTGGCTGGTGGATAAATGGGGCATGCCCAAATTCCGTCAAGAAATTGAAAAACAATTGGGCTACAGTCTGGCCCCGACGGCCCCCAGCGATGAAATTAGCCAAGATAAAAAAGACCACCTCGGCGTTCATCCCCAAAAACAAGCCGGCTATCATTATGTTGGCCTCCACGTCCCCATGGGCCGCTTTACCGCCGATACCATGTTTGAATTGGCCCGCTTGGCCGAGGTTTACGGCAACGGTGAACTGCGCTTGACCGTGGAACAGAATGTGATCCTGCCCTACATTGCCGACGCGAATGTAGACCCCCTCCTCGCAGAGCCTTTATTGGCAACCTTTTCACCGAATCCGACCCCCCTTAGTCGCTCGGTGATTTCCTGTACCGGGGCCCGCTATTGTAATTTTGCTCTGATTGAAACCAAACAACGGGCCTGGCAGTTGGCCCAGGAACTCGATGCTGAACTGGAGCTTCCCCAGCGGGTGCGACTGCACTGGACGGGTTGTCCCAACTCCTGTGGCCAGGCCCAGGCCGGGGACATTGGCCTGATGGGCACTAAAGTACGGAAAGATGGCCAAACGGTGGAAGGGGTCACTGTCTTTACCGGCGGCAAAGTCGGCCATGGCGCGAAGCTCGGCGACGTGATTGAAAAAGGTATTGCCTGTACTGATCTCAAGGACTATCTGCGGACATTACTCATTGAACAATTCGGGGCCCAACCGCGTTCCTAA